CGTAACAAGAGGGAGCACAACAACGTCGATTTGTGGTGCTGAAGAGCTGTCACATTGGACTGTGATGTGTTCTTCTACAGGTGTAGAAGCGTCTTCTacaggatgaaaaaacgattcttcgcggcaggggatcgtattccagggaccataggattaaggacttgcccgaaacgctacgcgtactagtggctgtacaagaatgtaacaactcttgtgtgtTTTATCGGAGTGATACCCAATAACACCTGACGATCCACAACTTTTAGTAAAGCGAGTAATTGTGTTCAACTTCCCTGATTTAACTAGGACAGTTGGCAATGAATCCTGTGCATCATTAGTACAAAGTACAACCCAGAGTTTTTTCAAGGATATAAAGACAGAAAATGCTGGCTTAGGTAAATGCAATAGATTCTGATAATGCTTATAATCCACATTAAGTACTGCAATTTTTAGAAGGCTATTGTACACACCAATTCGTATGTAGTTATAAACGTACCCAATGATATAATAAGCATTCACAATGGATATGAAAGTTAAATACTTAGTTACATTATATTTAATACGACCATAATTTTGGTAATCATGTTCGAAATGACCACACGTTTCCTATACAATCCACTTTGCAAAACTTTAAAGCGATCCCTAATACAAGCCATCAATGTACATCGAGAGCATTGGCCTTGGTAAGTGTACAAGAATGATTTTATCAAACAAAAGCATTAAATGTAGCTCGTTTTTCCAAATCTCAAAATGTACAAAAGTTAATTACAGGTTAAAACAGGTAGTTTATAAAATAATGGTGAACCATATTGTACCAAAAGTGACCTAGATTGTAGAGTAATATTGAAGATAACAGAGTAATGCACCAAATAATGCAGTAATATTATCCGATGAGTTCAAATTACTAAAAGAATGATGAAATATGGGTCTCAATTAAAATGGAGGCATGATAGCTGGGTCCACGAGACGGCCCCACCGCCACATGGAGTCAGCTGATCTGGTCCCACATGTCCCATTTCACCCATTTAACCCCCATTACACAAACAATAACCCATCAACGCCACCGACTGGTCACAGCCACCACCGTGCCACAGTGCTAGCCACCATTACCATCGTGAAGGAGCGCCCACAGCCGGGAATATCACCAATATTAACAGAGCTTCCTCCTCCAGCACCCACGTTGTCACACCGTAAACAAACCCACACACACGCCACTCTCGACCTTATGGCCGTCGCACACCGCCTCATATTTCACGTCCACTACCGCCACGTTATACCCACCCACGGGGCCCAATGAGGGCTAGAAAACTAGCTTGAGGTCACCGCCATGCCCCGCTAACCACCGGGGCCACGTACCATCGTTCCGAAGGAGGATTTCGGGTATAGATGAGTGAGAAGCCGCCGCTAGGAGAGGCGAGGGTGGCGGCCGCCGAGATAGAGGCCGCCGGAAACCCGTTCATCTCGCTACCAAAACGCCGCAGCGCCCGCCTCCACCTCCTTGTAAAATAATCTAAAACGCACCAAATATTAAACCCAAATGCATCATTTCctacattaaaataattttttaatcTACATGAGAGTCGAAAATGGTTTCAAATAATCGTCGGGGATGAGATAGAGGTGTAAGGTAGAGGTCGGTGACGTCACGGGGGCAGGCGGGCCGGCAGCCAATCAGCGGGGAGGTGGCGGGGAGAAGCGCCGCCATCAGTCGGTTTGAAatcggtctggtgtgtgtagctcCTGACGCCATACTTGGCCCCTCACACCCCTCGCCACGCCGCCAGCCATGTCCACCACGGAGAAGTCTGTCGCTAACGCCGACGAGCAGGTCACGAAGGGCACCAAGAGGGCCGCCGAGGTACGTGGCCGACCGGAGACATAAGGGCCGACCCCCCCTTTTTTAAGTCGCTTTTAGGCTTGTTGGGGCTTTTTTAAGGGTTTATTTTAATGGGTTTTTGATACGTGTTTTGGTGGTTTAAGGTTTGTTGGGGTGAGAAGGTTACTAAGGGGTGTTATGGGGTGCGGTGGGGCGGCTATAGGAGGTTTTAAGTCATGAAGGAAGTGTAGTGAATAAATAGTGTAAAATAGTATGTGTAGCTGAGGGTAAGAGAGCCAGGTGCCCACTCAATCTCCCTTCACCCTATCCCCCATTTCACCCTCTTCCCTGGCCTCTCACTCCCCCTATTAACCCCCCTATGCCTATTTACTAGCCCCAAACGTGAATTAAGTTAGAATAAATGTTTGAAgttaggccagggggggggggaagggataggAGGGCGGTGCGAGGCTAGAAATTCAAAGTTGGCGGGATGGTGTTGGGGGACCCGGCGCGAGGCTAGCCCGCGCTCCTCCACCCCTCCTTTTTGGCGGGCACACTCCCGCGCTCTCTTATTTCTCATTTATATAACTCTAAACTAACCTCCTGGATCTTACTAGAGCCTTGTACCCACCTACAGTCTTATAGGTTAATTACTTTATAATTACTTAAACTTTTTCTCAAAACTTCAGGGACTTTGATTTTTTTTGTAGTTTAAATTTTGACAGATCATTATTTTGTTAATTATCTCATTTCATTTTGACTAATCTTACTTTAGTCTGTCAATATCTTGAATCTAATGTCAAGTATATAATAGACTTTTATTCATAATTTGTGGTGTTTTTAAAGTATATATTTGTATTCCAGCGTGTTTAAGTTTTGACAGATACATTAGTTTAGTGCTTACGTGTGGTGGGGGGATGTAAgtgtatttttgtatttattgcataaacattattattgtatttattgcatAAGTGTGGTGTTAGAGCTGTAAAAACGCGCTTCTTGTATTTACAGCATTTGGTCTCTTTTAAATCTGTTTAATAGTTAGCATTGCTTTAATAATGTGTTAAGAGGCTGGCAGCACCATATACCGGCATGATGAGGTAATTATATTTGCAGTAGGCAGAGTTAACTTTTTATTTTTTACTTGTCGCTGTTGCATATAGAATGTTTTGAGTGATTAAGCTTTTACGAGGAAGTCGAGGCGTGCCTTAGTGTTGACACACGCCTAGAGGAGTTGTGCCCACCCACACGGCCTCCCGCTGTGGATAACTCCCTTGTGATGGCTAATTAAATCAGCTGTTACTTTCTCCCATGTGTTATAGGCGTGAAAAGTAGTAGTAATGTACATATAGTAAATTTGGCACATTGTTCGTTTGCCTAAACTGTGTTTAGTGTTTTTTCGTGGACGTTCACATTTTAAAATGATTAAcgaaaataataatttaattaggTGTCATGGCTTTGAATGAACTTTGAAGTTCATTCAAAGATCTCCCTTCTCGATTGTAGTAGCAAAAGGCCTCATCAGTcagttttttatatataaactGAAGACTGCAAATAAACCTAGTCGAATGCACAACAAAGGTTTGAGATTATTATGAACTGTTTTCCATAAACAACCGTTAAAAGTAATGCCTGGAAACTTTTAAGATTCCCAAAACATGTTTGTTGCTAAAGATTTTAGATACGGGATTGTTTAAAGTGTGGATTGATCCGCTTCTAGCTAGACTCCGGTGGCGCTTGCCGGAACTTATCAGTCAACGAGTTGGTTGTAATTTTataacaatgtcactgttaaaatAAGTTCTTCCAACCTAAGGGTAGTAACTTTATCTGCAGTTGCACATAACTAATTTGATTCAGCCGGTTCCTATCTACCATATACAGTACAATAATATTGATTTTTTTAAGATGTCCGGTAGGACTTTCTGGCTACCAAATAGTCCTTATAGCGACTTCCTAGGATTGCCCGAGTACTATTACCCTTACAGCAGACGCCTTAGGGACGATCTTTCACCCCCGCCAAGGCCTTGGAAGCGAGGGGGGAGATTTTCGCTCTTACGCCGTCCCGTGGCGTGTCATGGGATTCTCGCTCTTGTGGCGCCTGTGTCGGGGCGAGGGATTTTCGTACTTATGCAGGGGACGCGGCGTGGGTAACGCCGCCGCCACCGCTCCCCGAGACGAAAATACTTCGCGGGCGGCTGACGGCGGCGGGTAAGGTGCTTGTACAGCAGGAACACTGGGGAAGGGGGGTGCATACGCCGCTTGAGGGGgctgtaggggggggggcaagTATGGTACTTCTCTGCATTGAAGTAGTTTATTTATTATACATTTACTTTTCATATCTTCCCGTTGTATGGGGACGTTTCGCGTATGTAATTTTTAGTTCAATCATTTCATTTTTTCCCCATTTTGTCAATGTGAAAGTTTTCTTCCATTGTCTTTTGTTTAAACTTTGACTTTTTTTTGCAGGAGGAGACAGAGGATCCGAAGAAGCTGAAGGGGGAGGAAAATGGCGAGGAAGAgctagaagaggaggaggacgatttagagggagaggaggaggaggaccttgGTGATGCTGAGGAGGAGCTTGATGAAGAAGCAGAAGGTGAGGCGCTTGAAGAGTTGCTATAAGTTGACTAATATGCTCACTTTTATTTAGCGGACATTTATATATAGCCGTTTGATTGCATCATGATGCTATGTCGACATGTGTTTTCAATTATATtttctttggcagaagaggaggaaggagaaggggaaGAAGGTGAAGGCGAGGAAGATGAAGAGGACGAAGACGCAGAAGATGCGTAAGACGACAGCTGCTGAAGAACACCGGCGATGCATCCCTAAGCCGGGGACCACCTGAGGATGCCAGGCCGGGGGGTTGTGGGCGATGGACTGCTCCAGTTTttattattgtattgtattatattTCACGTACCTGTACAGTCAGTGTGAGAGTAGAGCGTGTGTGTGAATGATAGAAGCGTCCCTCGCCTCGCCCCCCCCGGCTCTACGGAGCTCAAGCGTCCTCATCTTAGCCACGGCGACGCCCGCGCCCGCCTGCCGCCCACAGGACCTCCGCCCGTGCGGGTGGTGGGGTCGTGGGACCCCGGCGCGACCAGGCAGCAGAGAAGCAGGAGGTAACCAGGGCGCGGTACGCCATCACAAAGTCGCCAATACACCTCGTGTAGTGTCTAttttccattgataccaaaagcaAGCAGGGCTCCCTATTTTATTTTTCTACAATGCATCTCTTCTAAACTGATGTGTTTTTTGGGCAGTACAAGATAATTTCATTCTTTAATTTCATAGGAGTGACAAGTGTCTACATTTTGTGTGAAAGTTAATAAAGCTTAAGTTGTCTGTATATGTGCTGTCTCATTTTTGTGTTCTCATCCGCAAGGTGCGTGCGACTGGCTATGGCTGTCGTGCTCACCAACCAGACGAGACCCACCCTCGTATCTGTCACCACGTTtataataaaactgaaaatagttttATGAACTTGAGTTTCTTTACCAACCAAATGGGTGGAAAGCAGTACCTGGCATTATTACTATggtatttttatttaaatataataaaaagACAAAATACTACCTTCATTATATTATTGTCCTGTCTGCAAACTAGGTTCTGTTCCAAGCTGGTAGGTTCTGGATGCTATCATGTGAGTTCAAGGCTTGCATGGTTTTAGTAATTTTGgactttaattattttttgtcaaTGCTCTGTTTTCATAATAAGTATCTGCAATTTTAGCATACGTGTGTTAGGGGATATTCATTGCTTAATTTCACAACTAGTATATTTAAAAACTAATTGCGTGTCATTCTCTGGCTAACACAGCATGCAGGGGAGAATAGGATGTTTGGTGACTCAGAGAAAACGGGCTTTCTTGAACCAAGCTTAGACTTTGCTATCATATTTTACATCACATTTGCCACATTTCCACCGATTTGCACTATATTAACTTAAATTTATCCAGCGGGGGGAAACTTCTCTAGCGAGGTTACACGATTTAACTGGAACTAAAGATCCGCCCTGCTCATTGTCAAGACTATTGTACccccttacggtcgtgcatattccTGTTGAATGTCCTGTCTTCCAGGACGCGCGCCTTGTTTCCCAACtgttcctcgatagaattcttggtaaaCCAAGATACCTTTTGATATTTGCTTTATGCGCTTTTGTTCTTGTATTTACATCCTTAGTGATATGCGCattttgaatatcccgcacatttgatggtgctacatagctttcTCGGCTTGATTCTAGTTTACGGATTAACCTGCAAATGCCTTAACGTTAGAACTGTTGCGGAATTACCTGAAATTAAGGTATTTTAGTAGAACTGAGCATACAGAAACGTGTAGTACATTCCTTTGTTAAAACAAAGAAGGGTCACGCAGTCTGGTCTGCCATCCCCAGAGCAGCAAAGGCCGGGCGGCCGGCTAGGAGAGGACACCCATGTTTGATCTAATTCAATGTTCAGCTATTAACTGAATATATAATTCAGAGCTCGATAGCAAATTATGAGAATTTCGCTAATGACTTTACAAATTATTCACGGAAAAAAATAAGTTCTGTTTTCTTAATAATGGTATTTTCCTGCTTCTATGGAGGTATCTTTTAATTCTAAATACTCTGCAATAAATTTGCCCTCCGATGCAAAAACTGAAATCCCGTTAAAATACACTCCTAGTCAGATGTATTGATAGTATTGCATCGTTGCTTATTTAAAGGAGAACCGATGCATTCGAAAACAGCGCTTTTTGATACAATTTCAAGGGGTAACTGTAGTATATTTAGTCACGTTAAAGACGTggttaagaaaatatatttatattcgatattaaatttataattGGTGACATTTAAGTGAAGTAAATTGATTCAACTTTGTCGTACGCATTATAGTTCAAATTACGAATTACAAaatacaaatttttattcaggtaaagtacatacatacaaggtaagatacaaaagttgatggatttatagatagagctagtacatacaatgcctaaagccactattacgcaaagcgtttcgggcaaattatTTTAATTACAGAATATGACGAGACACAGGCAGTTTTCTCTTCATGGTAAAGGCTTGTTCACTGAAGAAAAAATACTAGGATGcttaattaattatttaaaacGGAATTGCCTGGTGCCAGGACTAGTCTATTTAACTGGTATAGACACTAGCATTATAAGGACTTCTAAGATGTGTGAATAGCCACAATCAACAAGCTACTAGTGCTGTCGGTATACATATAGTTGAAATATAAGACTAGCAGAGGTCCCCCATAGAATGTCCAGTCGTACAGACGAGACTTTGTCAACGGATTTCAAACCTAATAAATCCTAACCTAACAATATGTAGACTTAACAAACAAAATACCGAATTAGTATATAGATACACCCCATATGGGTGTATGGGggattaataataatttaaactAACATTACCGGAGTAAACAAATTAGGAACAAGTTTAAGCATCGTACCATATCAAGTTGAAAATAGTATTTAATATTTAACCTTAgtcatataaatgaatatatagacCATATGGCGATGTGACTAGTAAATACGACAGTTTTCAAAGCATGTAACTTACAAAAATATtaaaaactttatatatataaaacaaaattatATCCGTAGTGCTTGCTCGAGTAACGCCATATTTGAGGCAAATCTCGCGACTGTGTTTATTTACGAGTGCATAAATTAAAATGGACCCCCTCATCGTATATAGCCAGAGCCACTAAGCCTCGTACTGGGCCTCGACGAGGActggaagccagcggcttgtcgaaggtataTAGTGCTGATATAATGTTTACCTGCATGATATTTGGACCAATATATGAGGCGGACGCTCCCAGCCACAAGACGGTATGTGCTTTCAAAACCAGTTTCAGTTTCTTTTTATGAATATCCGCcaattatgtatatgtatatggtaTATACACCTGTATATGTATGCAGTAATACTCGCATACATACAGAGATGATGCAGGTACAGTCAGTGAAACAAGGAATACAGTTATGTGTTGTTTTTTGGATAATACAGTATATTAATACACGAAACTACTTAAATTTCTAGTTTCCCTTTTTCATTGTGGTTACAATATACACTTACGGGTGCTTTTTGACTACTAGTCCATGGTAAACATAGCGAAAATACTTGAATATGACGAAAACTACGATAATTAATGCCTTCTTACACCGCTAACCATGTTCTATTTTCAACTCTATTTACCTCCAGAAAAGAATGCATTTCGTCCTCAATACGGAACGCAAAGGAACAACCCAATCACAGGAGAACAGTTGTTTTGACAGCCAATGAAAGGTAGACCTCTTGGTTTatcctaggttaggctaggatagAACAGTTTACCGTCAGATATCAGCTTGTCCGAACAAATATGTTAAGGGCAAGTTAGGCTGAAAGATAATCAGTTTTATCTCTAGTTGCAAACAGATGTCGTGTGACAGGGCTGCACTAAATATAATAGGACTCTGTATTCTATTTTGTAACCAATTAGCTTACCGGTGTGTGTCCAGATAATGTTTTCCATTCATCAATCGTTCCTTGTACCATTAACACTGTCATATGCCCCCTTGAAAAGTGACTATGCCAAGCCTTATGCCCTAAAAATAATCTTACAGCAAGAGTAAACTATCACTTAGGAAGTTTGAAAATATAAATACGTCATTAATATATTTTAAAC
This sequence is a window from Procambarus clarkii isolate CNS0578487 chromosome 80, FALCON_Pclarkii_2.0, whole genome shotgun sequence. Protein-coding genes within it:
- the LOC123746274 gene encoding probable DNA-directed RNA polymerase subunit delta isoform X2, with the translated sequence MSTTEKSVANADEQVTKGTKRAAEEETEDPKKLKGEENGEEELEEEEDDLEGEEEEDLGDAEEELDEEAEEEEGEGEEGEGEEDEEDEDAEDA
- the LOC123746274 gene encoding chromo domain-containing protein cec-1 isoform X1, which gives rise to MSTTEKSVANADEQVTKGTKRAAEEETEDPKKLKGEENGEEELEEEEDDLEGEEEEDLGDAEEELDEEAEEEEEGEGEEGEGEEDEEDEDAEDA